GAGTGACGACGAGCGAGCGCCGGTGTACGTTCTCCTGCCAACTGGTGAGCAGGCCAACCGGGTGCTCGTCGTCGGGACGCTGACCGAGACCGAGGACGTGGGCAACGAACAGGAGTACTGGCAGGGCCGAGTCGTCGACCCGACGGGGACGGTCTTCGTCTACGCCGGCCAGTATCAACCCGAGGCCGCGGGGGCGCTCCGGGAACTCGAAACACCGACCTACGTCGCCGTGGTCGGAAAACCGCGCACCTACGAAACCGACGACGGCACGGTGAACGTCTCCATCCGGCCCGAGTCGATTACGGTCGTCGACCAGGCCACCCGGGACCGCTGGGTACTGGAGACCGCCGAGCGGACCCTCGACCGACTCGAAAACCTGGACGCGGAGACGAACGAGTACGGCGTTCGGGCCCGCGAGGAGTACGAAGACGGGCCCGATCGCTACCGATCGGCCGTCGTCGAGGCCCTTGAGGGCCTGGACGAGACCGACGCGGCGGCCGAGACCCCGGACGCGTAGTCGGGGCGTCTGACGAACCCTTAAGGAGCCAGGCACGATAGTCATCCGCATGGGGAAGAAGAACAAGACGATCTCCTTCCGGGTCAGCGAGGAGGCCTTCCAGGCGCTCCGGGACATCGCGGAGGAGCGTGACATCTCCCTCTCTGCGGTCTTTCGGGACTACGTCGATCAACTCGTCGCTCACGAGGGGAAAGTGCGGGTCGTCCCGGAGAACGAGGTCCGGGAGACCGACGCCGAGGAGTTCCCCCCACGGGTGGAGGTCCCCAAGAGCTTCGTTCGGGAGCACGAGCGTCTGGAACTGGAGGCCCAGCACCTCCGCGATCAGCTCCAGGAACACAAAGAGTACATCACCCGCCTCCAGAAGCGGGTCGAGGAGGGCGATACAGTCGAGGAGGTCGTCCAGCTAGAGGACCTCGACGAGGAGTTCGGGTCGGAGCAAGAACCCGACCGCTACCAGATCGGCTGATCAGAGCAGTTCGTGTTTGCGCTGGGCCGCCAGTTGGGCCTGTTTCTCTCGCCCGTCGACCCGGGCGATCTCCTCGACGGCTTCGAGGTTCCGGACCGCGTCGTCGAGAAACGAGTAGATATCGCCCGGATACGCATAGAGCATGTAGTCATCGGTCATCACGTCGACGATCGATTCGGGATCGAGTTTTCG
This region of Halodesulfurarchaeum sp. HSR-GB genomic DNA includes:
- a CDS encoding DNA-binding protein — encoded protein: MAETTTPTREPARRVFATELNDSTFTFKESDDERAPVYVLLPTGEQANRVLVVGTLTETEDVGNEQEYWQGRVVDPTGTVFVYAGQYQPEAAGALRELETPTYVAVVGKPRTYETDDGTVNVSIRPESITVVDQATRDRWVLETAERTLDRLENLDAETNEYGVRAREEYEDGPDRYRSAVVEALEGLDETDAAAETPDA
- a CDS encoding CopG family transcriptional regulator — its product is MGKKNKTISFRVSEEAFQALRDIAEERDISLSAVFRDYVDQLVAHEGKVRVVPENEVRETDAEEFPPRVEVPKSFVREHERLELEAQHLRDQLQEHKEYITRLQKRVEEGDTVEEVVQLEDLDEEFGSEQEPDRYQIG